The bacterium DNA window CGCAGGTGGGGCGCGATGATTGGCGTGCAATACGGCGAGGCCTTCGTCGTGCGCGAAAGCGTGCGCCTCGATGATCCGGTGGCGGCTTTCGGTGACTGGTGCGCCGAGACGATTCCCTGAGGCGGCAGCCCGCAGCCGTGGTTTGGCATTTGTTTCACAAAATCGGCAGGAGTGGTGGTGATGCAATTTCCCCAGGGCGCCGGCGGCACTTCCGGCGGCGCCGGAAAATTCTTTCTTGGAATGATGATGGCGGTGGCGGGCGGCTACTTGCTGCTCAATCAGGTCACGGTCACCAGCGGTTATTGGATGATTTTTGGATACAACGCGTTCGGCTTGTCGCTGCTGCCGTTGATCGTGGGCATTGGCATGCTTTTTTTCAACGGCCGTTCGATGATCGGCTGGCTGCTGACCGGCGCCGGCTTCGTGATCATTATTGCGGGCATTTTGTCTCATATTGACATTTACTTTCGTCCGACCAGCCTGTTCAACACCCTGATCATGTTGACCCTGCTGGCGGGCGGCATCGGTTTGGTGGCGCGCTCGCTGCGGGCGCAGTAACAACGGCGAGGCCTTCCCGCCTCCGGGAGAAACAGCATGAAAATCGGCATGGTCAGTCATCCGGCGCTGGGCGGCTCCGGTGTCGTAGCTTCCGAACTCGGCATGGCGTTGGCGCAACGCGGCCACGAAGTCCATTTTATCAGTCACGCCGTTCCCTTTCGCCTGCGCGAGTTTCATCCCCGCGTCTTCTTTCACGAGGTCGATGTCGTCACCTATCCGCTCTTCAAATATCCGCCCTATGAGATCGGCCTGGCCAACAAGATCGTGGACGTGGTGCAGGAGTACGGCCTGGATCTGATTCATGCGCACTACGCCGTGCCGCACGCGACCTCGGCGTATCTCGCCAAGCACATTCTCCATTCAACCAGGCTGAAGGTGATCACCACGCTGCACGGCACCGATATCACGCTGGTGGGCGCCGACAAATCGTTCTACAACGTGATCAAATTCAGCATCGAGCAATCCGACGGCGTGACCGCGGTGTCCGATTACCTGGTGCAGCGCACGCGCGATGAATTCAACATTCAGCGCGAGATCCGGCGCATCTACAATTTCATTGACCTGAGCAAAGGCCGGCCTGCCCAAGCCGGGCCTTGCAAGCGCGAGATGTTTGCGCCCGCCGGCGAAAAGCTGCTGGTGCACGCCTCCAATTTCCGCCCGGTGAAACGGGTCGGCGACGTGGTGCGGATCTTCGCCCGGCTGCATGAAAAATTGTCCTGCAAGCTCCTGCTGGTGGGAGAAGGCCCGGAGCGCCTGTTCGTGCAGCAGCTTGTGAAGGAATTGCGGCTGCGCGACGCTGTCAGCTTTCTCGGCGCGGTGGATTATCTCGAAGACATCCTGCGCTGCGCGGATTTGTTTTTCCTGCCGACCGAACAGGAAAGCTTCGGGTTGGTGGCGCTGGAGGCGATGAATTGCGGCGTGCCGGTGATCGGCACCAATGCCGGCGGCCTGCCGGAGGTGGTGGAACACGGCAAAAATGGCTTTCTGCTGCCGGTCGGCGAAACTGCGGCCATGGCCGAGGCCGCCCTGGAGCTGCTTTCCGATCCCGAGCGGCATATTGCCTTTTCCAAAAGCGCGCGCGCGCGCGCCGCGCAGTTCGATATCGAAAAAATCATGCCCGAGTGGCAATTGTTCTATGAGGAAGTATTGTCGGCGCGTTGATTCCTGATGGTGTGGTCGAGCGGGCGGCGCCGCATCGTGCGGCCGCCAGGCAGTGCAAGTGGTGTCTGTCTGAAATTGTTCCACCCTCGGCGTTGCCGAGGTTCCCAAACTTCTAGTGTCGTGAAAATCTTGAGAATTTTGATGCCACCGCCAAGCCGTCGCAGGAGCATCTTCGCAAGAGTTCACGATTTCGGACGGACACGAAATGTCAACCGAGGCAGGCCATGGCCAATCCCACTGAACAGGAACTCATCTATGATTGGAACACCGTCGCCGGCAGCTTCAAACCCAGCCAGCCGGTCGAATTCGATGATGAAACGCTGCGCGACGGGCTGCAATCGCCGTCCGTAACCGATCCGCCGATTGCCGAGAAACTGCGCATGCTGCATCTCATGCACCGCCTGGGGCTGCAGGCCGCCAACATTGGCCTGCCCGGCGCCGGCCCGCGCGCGCGCGCCGACGTGCTGGCCCTGGCCCGCGAGATCGCGAACCATGATCTCGGCATCTTTCCCAACTGCGCCGCGCGCACGGTGGAGACTGACATCATTCCCATCGTCGAAATCGCGCAACAGGCCGGCATTGCCATCGAAGCCGCGACCTTTCTCGGCTCCAGCCCGGTGCGCCTCTACGCGGAAAATTGGGACATCAATTTCCTGCAGCACACGGTGGAGAAGGCGGTGTCGTTCGTCGTCAAGCAGGGGCTGCCTTCGATGTTCGTCACCGAAGATACCATTCGTTCCCATCCGGCCACGGTGGAGCTGCTCTACACCACGGCGGTGCGGGCCGGCGCGACGCGGGTGGTGGTCTGCGATACTGTCGGCCACGCCACGCCCGCCGGAGTGCGCAGCCTGGTGCAATTCGTGCGCACAGCCGTGCAGGCGATCAATCCCGCGGTGAAAGTGGACTGGCACGGTCATCGCGATCGCGGCCTGGCGCTGAGCAACACGCTGGCAGCCATCGAGGCGGGCGCCGATCGCGTGCACGGCACGATTCTCGGCATCGGCGAACGCGTCGGCAATACGCCGCTCGATCTCATGCTGGTGAATTGCAAACTGCTGGGCTGGATCGACAATGATCTGACCGCGCTGCAGGAATACTGCGATTTGGTCGCGCGCACTTGCGGCGTGCCGGTGCCTGCCAACTATCCGGTGTTTGGCCGCGACGCCTTTCGCACCGGCACCGGCGTGCATGCGGCAGCCATCATCAAAGCACGCAAGAAGGGGCAGGACTGGCTTGCGGATCTGGTTTATTCCGGCGTGCCCGCGAGTTGGTTCGGCCGCCGGCAGGAAATCGAGATCGGCCACATGAGCGGCGAATCGAACGTGATCTACTGGCTCACCGCCCACGGCTTCGAGCCGAGCCGGCCGCGCATCGAGGCGATATTCAGCGCCGCCAAAAGCATGAATCGCAACATGAGCGATGACGAAATCCACGAGGTGCTGCGATCACTCGACCATTGAAGATCTACTTCTCCGGCGCCATCAGCGGCGGCCGGCAGCGCCAGCCGCTTTACCAGCGCATGGTCGCCTTTCTCAAGGACATGGGAGAAGAGGTGTTGAGCGAACACGTGGCGCACGCCCAGGTTCTGCAGCAGGAAGCGCAGCTCAGCGCGGCGGAGATCTTTCGCCGCGACCTCAGCCTGGTGGCGAGCAGTGATGGCCTGCTCGCCGAAGTCAGCACACCCTCGCTGGGCGTGGGCTATGAGATTGCTATTGCGCTGCAGCACCGGCGGCCGGTCTTGTGCCTGTGCGAACAGGGAATTTTTCTGACGCGCATGCTTACCGGCAATCCCGATCCCAATCTTGCGGTTCGCTTCTATGCGCAGGAGGCGGAATGGCAGGAGGAAATTCGCCGCTTTCACCGGCGGCTCTACGATAATCAACCCGTTTCTTCAGGATGAACTCAGGCAGCAAGGATGGCATGAAACTGCTCAAGGAATGTTATGCCCCGGTGGCCACTCTCATAAGAACACTCACGCTGTGGAGCGGTGCCTTTGTTTTTGTTCTCAACCTGGCGGGCTGTCTGCAGCCCTACCAGCGCCTGCCGCAAACCCATGCCCCGCAGCCGGACAGTCTGCACGTCGCTGTTGTCGCTGATACCGTCGCGCCTGCCGAGCTTCCCGTCGAAATTCCCAGCAAACCCGACACGCTTTTGCCCGAGGCTTTGCCGAGCGAAGACAAGATCGTCGCGCAATTCAAGGACAATCGCGTTTCTGTTTTGATCAAGGTGAATTCGGCGGAAGGCCGAAATGCGGCGCTGGGCGATCGCATTTTGTATGATCCTGCCACGTGGTCAACGATTTCGCCCACCCTCACCCGCACTGATTCAGGCGACTTTGTCGAGGTGCCGTTCGCGCTGTTGAATTATGAATACAAGCGCAAGGCTCTGCTGCAGGTCTTTCCGGCCAATGTTGAAAACGAAGAGGGGTGGATGCACGTGGTGCATTACAAGGGCGAGACCTTGTGGGCGATCGCCGAAACCTATACCGGCGACGGCCGGAACTACACCGCGGTGGAAAAGGAAAACAATCTCGCGCCGCATACGCCCTTGAGCCGCGGGCAGCGCCTGCGCATTCCCACCAGCCTGCTGGCAAAGTCATTGCGCAATACTTCGTTTCCGGAATTTGTGGCGCTGCCGCAAGACACGGCGGCGGTGCCGGTGCGGTCAACGCGCTCAGCGGAGCGGCCGGTTTCACGCGACCCGGCGTTGAAATTCCGCAAAATCGGCGGTGAATGGTTTGGCGTTTACAAGTTGCAACGCGGCGAAGCGCTGTACAGCGCCGTGGTGGTGCGCTTCACCGGCCGCGTCGACGCCGATGAAGTCAACCAGATTGCGCGCCAGCTCATGCGCTTGAATGGCATCCGGGATGAGACCGCGATTCCCGCCGGCACCGCCATTCGCATTCCGCTGCGGTTGGTGGATGAAGCGCTGCTGGCGGACGGTGAGGAGGAGCCGGGGCCGCACTTGCAGCGGCGGCCCGGCAAATTGCATGTGATTCTGGATGCCGGCCACGGCGGCAATGATCCCGGCACCATGATGCGCGGCTGGCGCGAGGCCGATCTGGCGTTTGATTTGATGCGCCGGCTGCAGCGCGAGCTCGAGCCGGCCGGCGTGGTGGTGCATCCGCTGGTGGGCAGCCGCGCCAACGCCGCCACGAGCAACGGCGGCAGCGACAAACGCCACAACTACGTGCTGGTCACGCCGCCTTATTTTATCGAGGACAGCCGCGTCGCGTTGAATCTGCGCATCAATCTCATCGATGCCATCTACGAGCGGCTGCTGCGCTCGGGCGTGCCTAAGGCCAACATCCTTTTGATCAGCATTCATCTCGATCATCTGCATCCCGCGGTGAACGGCGCGATGGTGTATTACCCCGGCGCGCGCGAACGCATCGAGAGTTACGGCGCGTGGTGGGATGGCGTGTACGACAAGTATGCGGAGAGTCGCAATCGCACGATTTCATATGCCGCGCGCGACAATCATGAAGCGGAGGCCGCGAGCGAAGACTTTGCCCGCAGCTTGATTGCCTCGTTCCGGCGCGCGCGGCTGCCGGTGCACACTTATGAGCCGATTCGACAATACGTCTATCGCGGCGGCCGGAAGTGGACGCCCGGCATCATTCGCTACAGCCGCGTGCCGACCTCGGTGCTGCTGGAGGCCGCCAATCTCGCCAATTCCGGCGACTTGATGAACATGCGCTCGCATCAGTTTCGCCAGCGGTTCGTCGCAGCGGTGGCGCAGGCGATTGTGAAGGGGAAGTGAGGGGAGGGCGGCAAGTGCGCGGCGGTGTGCCTGCGGTTCAGCAGATGAAATCGAGGTAGTTTTCGCGGTGGATGGTGTGGAAGCTCGCCTCGGGATAGGCGGACAGCCAGTCTTTGGGCGGCTTGGCCTCTTGCGGCTGCCATTTCATTTCATAGCCAAACAACCGGCCTTCCCGCTCTTCAATCAAATCGATCTCCCGCTTGTCATACGTGCGCCAAAAACAGAAACGGGCAAACTGCTTGAGATACTCCTGCCGTTTCATTCGTTCTGTGATCAGGTAGTTCTCCCACAGTTGACCCAGGTCGTTTCGCATGGGGAAGGGATTGAAATTGCTGATCACGGCGTTGCGGATGCCGTTGTCAATGAAGTAGTAGCGCTGATTCTTGGCGATTTCTTTGCGCAAATTGCGGCTGAAGGCGGGCAGGGGATAGATCACGAACACCTTTTCCAGCAGGTCGAGGTAACGCGCAACGGTGTTTTTCGACATGCCCAGTTGGCTGCCCAGCTCCTGTTGAGAAACCTGTTTGCCGATCTGGAAGGCGAGCAATTGCAGAAGCTGCACCAATTTGTTGGCGTGCCGAATCCCCTCGAGCACAAGAACATCCTTCAATAGATAAGCATTGACCAGCTCCCGCAGATATTCTTCCCGTTGCGTCTTGCCTGCCATGGTCACGATTTCAGGATAGGAGCCATAAAGCAGCCGCGTTTCGAGATTGGCCTCGGTTTCATGACGCTTCTCGTACCGGGCGATTTCCATTTGCGCCAGCGGGAACAATCGCAAGACGTGTCTGCGGCCGGTCAGCGGCTCTCCGACGTCCCGGGCCAGTTCAAATGAAGACGAGCCGGTGGCGATTACCTTGATACTGGGCAGGTGATCGACAATGAGCTTGAGGTTGAGGCCAATCTGCTCGACATACTGGGCCTCATCCACCACCAGCAGCGAGTGTTCGCCAACAAACTCTCTCAGTCGCTGGAGGGACTGGCTGCCCAGAAACTGGCGAACGACGATGTCGTCACCATTCACAAACAAGACACGCTCAGCCTCGGCGGGATTTTCCCGCCGCCAGTGCTCGAGGAAATTGCGGATCAAGGTCGTCTTGCCGACTCGCCGAGCACCATAGAGCACAACGACCTTTCCCGGCTCGAGTACTGCCTTCAAGTTCTCAATTTGTGCTTGCGCTATGTACATGGACCGGATTCTTATGAATTCTGTCAATTTGCTGACAAAATTATGCAAAAATTCAATCTGAAAGGCAAGTTGGGAATTGGTCGAGCGCCCGTCAGAAAACACCATCGCCCGGGCACTTCGTCCTGAACGGTAGCGCGTTTCATTCAGTTTGAGGAGGCTTCCAGGCCATGCGGCCGCGCGGCTTTCTTACATCCCACCCACCAACCGCCACACCTGCGCCACGAAGAAGCAAATCACCATTCCCAATACGATCGGCATGAGCGCGGAAAAGGCCGCCCACTTGGCGCTACCGGTTTCCTTGTAGATCGTGTAGATGGTCGTCGAGCAGGGATTGTGCACCAGGCTGAACAGCATGAGATTGACCGCGGTCATTGTCGTCCAGCCGGCGGCGTTGAACACGGCCATGTAGGCGGAAGCGTCTTCCAGCTCGAACATCACGCCGGCGCCGGCGCCAAAGCCCGCGATCTTGGCGGTAAGCACCGACAGCATGAGAATCGTGGGCACGACAATCTCGTTGGCGGGAATCGCGATGACGTAGGCCAGCAGGATCACGCCATTCAACCCAATCAACAGGCCGAAGGGGTTGAAGAAGTGAATCACGTGCTCGGCGAGGCTGGCTTGGCCGAGGCTGATATTGCTCAACAGCCAAATCACCGCGCCGGCCGGCACCGCAAACACCACCGCGCGCCAGAGCACGAAGATCGTGCGATCAATCAGCGAGGTGTACAATGTTTTCAGAATCTGCGGCGGGCGATAGGGCGGCAGTTCCAGGCTGAAAGTCGAGGCTTCGCCTTTGAGAATCGTGCGCGAGAGAAACCAGGAGGTCACGAATGTCAAAAAGATACCCAACAGCGCCACGCCCACGACCGCGGCCGCGGACACCAACCCGGCCCAGGCG harbors:
- a CDS encoding nucleoside 2-deoxyribosyltransferase, which translates into the protein MKIYFSGAISGGRQRQPLYQRMVAFLKDMGEEVLSEHVAHAQVLQQEAQLSAAEIFRRDLSLVASSDGLLAEVSTPSLGVGYEIAIALQHRRPVLCLCEQGIFLTRMLTGNPDPNLAVRFYAQEAEWQEEIRRFHRRLYDNQPVSSG
- the bshA gene encoding N-acetyl-alpha-D-glucosaminyl L-malate synthase BshA translates to MKIGMVSHPALGGSGVVASELGMALAQRGHEVHFISHAVPFRLREFHPRVFFHEVDVVTYPLFKYPPYEIGLANKIVDVVQEYGLDLIHAHYAVPHATSAYLAKHILHSTRLKVITTLHGTDITLVGADKSFYNVIKFSIEQSDGVTAVSDYLVQRTRDEFNIQREIRRIYNFIDLSKGRPAQAGPCKREMFAPAGEKLLVHASNFRPVKRVGDVVRIFARLHEKLSCKLLLVGEGPERLFVQQLVKELRLRDAVSFLGAVDYLEDILRCADLFFLPTEQESFGLVALEAMNCGVPVIGTNAGGLPEVVEHGKNGFLLPVGETAAMAEAALELLSDPERHIAFSKSARARAAQFDIEKIMPEWQLFYEEVLSAR
- a CDS encoding LeuA family protein, whose amino-acid sequence is MANPTEQELIYDWNTVAGSFKPSQPVEFDDETLRDGLQSPSVTDPPIAEKLRMLHLMHRLGLQAANIGLPGAGPRARADVLALAREIANHDLGIFPNCAARTVETDIIPIVEIAQQAGIAIEAATFLGSSPVRLYAENWDINFLQHTVEKAVSFVVKQGLPSMFVTEDTIRSHPATVELLYTTAVRAGATRVVVCDTVGHATPAGVRSLVQFVRTAVQAINPAVKVDWHGHRDRGLALSNTLAAIEAGADRVHGTILGIGERVGNTPLDLMLVNCKLLGWIDNDLTALQEYCDLVARTCGVPVPANYPVFGRDAFRTGTGVHAAAIIKARKKGQDWLADLVYSGVPASWFGRRQEIEIGHMSGESNVIYWLTAHGFEPSRPRIEAIFSAAKSMNRNMSDDEIHEVLRSLDH
- a CDS encoding N-acetylmuramoyl-L-alanine amidase — translated: MKLLKECYAPVATLIRTLTLWSGAFVFVLNLAGCLQPYQRLPQTHAPQPDSLHVAVVADTVAPAELPVEIPSKPDTLLPEALPSEDKIVAQFKDNRVSVLIKVNSAEGRNAALGDRILYDPATWSTISPTLTRTDSGDFVEVPFALLNYEYKRKALLQVFPANVENEEGWMHVVHYKGETLWAIAETYTGDGRNYTAVEKENNLAPHTPLSRGQRLRIPTSLLAKSLRNTSFPEFVALPQDTAAVPVRSTRSAERPVSRDPALKFRKIGGEWFGVYKLQRGEALYSAVVVRFTGRVDADEVNQIARQLMRLNGIRDETAIPAGTAIRIPLRLVDEALLADGEEEPGPHLQRRPGKLHVILDAGHGGNDPGTMMRGWREADLAFDLMRRLQRELEPAGVVVHPLVGSRANAATSNGGSDKRHNYVLVTPPYFIEDSRVALNLRINLIDAIYERLLRSGVPKANILLISIHLDHLHPAVNGAMVYYPGARERIESYGAWWDGVYDKYAESRNRTISYAARDNHEAEAASEDFARSLIASFRRARLPVHTYEPIRQYVYRGGRKWTPGIIRYSRVPTSVLLEAANLANSGDLMNMRSHQFRQRFVAAVAQAIVKGK
- a CDS encoding ATP-binding protein, producing the protein MYIAQAQIENLKAVLEPGKVVVLYGARRVGKTTLIRNFLEHWRRENPAEAERVLFVNGDDIVVRQFLGSQSLQRLREFVGEHSLLVVDEAQYVEQIGLNLKLIVDHLPSIKVIATGSSSFELARDVGEPLTGRRHVLRLFPLAQMEIARYEKRHETEANLETRLLYGSYPEIVTMAGKTQREEYLRELVNAYLLKDVLVLEGIRHANKLVQLLQLLAFQIGKQVSQQELGSQLGMSKNTVARYLDLLEKVFVIYPLPAFSRNLRKEIAKNQRYYFIDNGIRNAVISNFNPFPMRNDLGQLWENYLITERMKRQEYLKQFARFCFWRTYDKREIDLIEEREGRLFGYEMKWQPQEAKPPKDWLSAYPEASFHTIHRENYLDFIC